The following are encoded in a window of Caldicellulosiruptor danielii genomic DNA:
- a CDS encoding IS30 family transposase: protein MAYDNHSTKRRKFKHLSEVERGIIQKLLELGYGIREIARELGRSASTISREVKRGTTTQMKTDLSTFEKYFAQTGQAVYEKNRAKCGRKSKLLGVENFLKFAEEKILKDKWSPDAVVGYCRQELGFSKDEMVCTKTLYNWIEGGLLRVKNIDLPVKVRLKPRKIKYRVAKIKSRGKSIEERPEVANNREEFGHWEIDTLVGKRSSDNVLVTLTERKTRFGMIFVIPGRESSYVKDLFIKLQKILGDKFNKVFKSVTSDNGSEFSELGKVLNELGSEGYYTHPYSAYERGTNERMNGLIRRFLPKGKEIREISKEAIKRIQEWYNRLPRRIFNYKSSIERFLVEMKEICEIGVIEKFLVEV, encoded by the coding sequence ATGGCTTATGATAATCATAGCACAAAGAGAAGAAAATTTAAACACTTAAGTGAAGTAGAGAGAGGAATTATACAGAAGCTGTTAGAATTAGGGTATGGTATAAGAGAAATAGCCAGAGAATTAGGCAGAAGTGCAAGTACAATTTCACGTGAAGTGAAAAGAGGCACAACCACTCAAATGAAAACTGACCTGAGCACATTTGAAAAATACTTTGCTCAAACAGGTCAAGCTGTGTATGAAAAAAACAGAGCAAAATGTGGTAGAAAGAGTAAGCTTTTAGGGGTTGAAAACTTTTTAAAGTTTGCAGAAGAAAAGATACTGAAAGATAAATGGTCGCCAGATGCAGTAGTTGGATATTGTAGGCAGGAACTTGGATTTAGCAAAGATGAAATGGTTTGTACAAAGACGCTATACAATTGGATAGAAGGAGGATTGTTAAGAGTAAAGAACATAGATTTGCCAGTTAAAGTTAGATTAAAGCCAAGAAAAATAAAGTATAGAGTAGCAAAAATCAAATCCAGAGGCAAAAGTATAGAAGAAAGGCCGGAAGTTGCAAACAACAGAGAAGAATTTGGGCACTGGGAGATAGATACTTTGGTTGGCAAGCGTTCTTCGGATAATGTACTTGTTACTTTGACAGAGAGAAAAACTCGATTTGGAATGATATTTGTTATACCGGGCAGGGAAAGTTCTTATGTCAAAGACTTGTTTATAAAGCTTCAAAAAATATTGGGAGATAAATTCAATAAAGTTTTCAAAAGTGTGACAAGTGACAATGGTAGTGAATTTAGCGAGCTTGGGAAAGTTTTAAATGAATTAGGCTCGGAAGGATATTATACACATCCATATTCAGCGTATGAGAGGGGAACAAATGAGCGAATGAATGGATTGATAAGGCGTTTTTTACCTAAGGGTAAAGAAATAAGAGAGATATCGAAAGAAGCAATAAAGAGGATACAAGAGTGGTACAACAGGCTTCCCAGGAGGATATTCAACTACAAGAGCAGTATAGAAAGGTTTTTAGTGGAGATGAAGGAAATATGTGAAATAGGAGTGATAGAGAAGTTTTTAGTAGAGGTATAA
- a CDS encoding RNA-guided endonuclease InsQ/TnpB family protein, with the protein MTKAEKIRQTLLQTRERRKNQIPVVYQLKINLNSAEKETKDKLFKLFLEAKWLYNYIVADIENRLNEDADKLKEVEIKVGESFEKREITNLTLQMKQALVERIKQNLYDLHRQKQKGYKTGKLQFKHHVNSIPLKQFGNTFKFINQQKTRVKIQGIKKPLRVLGGHQILEGVEIAKAELIKKPSGIHLFVTCYIDRDKYTKIWEHRKNRKGVVKPRVWQTFDSVAGVDFKPIGLMLSSGLKFEWLIKETERLKTLQKELARQQKGSKRWYKTKEKIAREYERITNIKYDIINKVCSFLYRYRTVCFQEDHIKCWKEGYFSKSVHYSAVGIIKRRLSDSLRVPAVAIKSNIPTTKTCSRCGSRQEISLSDRIFKCSVCGLEIDRDLNSAINMLKSVGLDRSELTPVEWETSARIFGNNPYILVSHTT; encoded by the coding sequence ATGACAAAAGCAGAAAAAATTAGACAAACGTTGCTACAAACCAGGGAAAGAAGAAAAAACCAGATACCTGTAGTGTATCAGCTCAAGATTAATCTCAACTCTGCTGAAAAAGAAACGAAAGACAAACTCTTTAAGTTGTTTTTAGAAGCAAAATGGCTGTACAACTATATAGTTGCTGACATTGAAAACAGACTCAATGAAGATGCAGATAAACTAAAAGAAGTTGAAATAAAGGTTGGGGAAAGTTTTGAGAAAAGAGAGATTACAAATCTCACTTTGCAAATGAAGCAGGCTCTGGTGGAAAGAATAAAGCAAAACCTGTATGACCTACACAGACAAAAACAAAAAGGGTATAAAACAGGTAAACTGCAGTTTAAGCACCATGTTAATTCAATACCTCTCAAGCAGTTTGGTAATACTTTTAAATTTATTAATCAGCAGAAGACAAGAGTTAAAATCCAGGGCATTAAAAAACCTTTAAGGGTACTGGGCGGTCATCAAATTCTTGAAGGAGTAGAGATAGCCAAAGCAGAACTTATCAAAAAACCAAGCGGTATTCATCTTTTTGTAACCTGCTACATAGACAGGGATAAATACACAAAAATCTGGGAACACAGAAAAAACAGAAAAGGTGTGGTAAAACCAAGGGTATGGCAGACGTTTGATAGCGTAGCAGGAGTTGATTTTAAACCTATTGGGCTGATGCTGTCAAGTGGGCTAAAATTTGAATGGCTAATAAAAGAAACTGAAAGGTTGAAAACACTACAGAAGGAACTGGCACGCCAGCAAAAAGGTTCTAAACGATGGTACAAGACAAAAGAAAAGATTGCAAGGGAGTACGAAAGGATAACAAATATCAAGTACGACATAATCAACAAAGTTTGTTCATTTTTGTACAGGTACAGGACGGTATGTTTTCAGGAAGATCACATCAAGTGCTGGAAAGAAGGGTATTTTTCAAAATCAGTGCACTACAGCGCAGTAGGAATAATTAAGAGAAGACTGAGCGACAGTCTTCGGGTTCCTGCTGTGGCGATTAAAAGTAACATACCAACAACGAAGACATGTAGCAGGTGTGGCAGTCGGCAGGAGATTTCGCTGTCGGACAGGATTTTTAAGTGTTCAGTATGTGGTTTGGAGATAGACAGGGATTTAAATTCTGCGATAAACATGCTAAAGAGCGTAGGGCTGGACCGGTCCGAACTGACGCCCGTGGAATGGGAGACCTCTGCCAGGATATTTGGGAACAATCCCTATATTCTGGTAAGTCACACCACGTAG
- the hprK gene encoding HPr(Ser) kinase/phosphatase, with the protein MFYTTVGKIIKELNLECLTEISGIEERKIKDMNLNRPALQLMGFFEYFDEQRVQIIGISEMAYLKTMTPSQRRNAIEKLFQRNIPCVIITSNQEPFEEFLEFSKKYGVPLLRTQEVTTRFMTNLSTFLTHELAPRITRHGTLVNVYGEGVLMLGESGVGKSETALELVKRGHILVADDAVEIRKVSEKTLVGEAPEIIRHLIEIRGIGILDVKNLFGVGCVKESERIDLVIQLETWKQGKEYERLGLHDQYIEILGIKVPTLVIPVRPGRNLAIIVEVAAMNNRQKKMGYNAAKALTERLQKQMSRGNGAE; encoded by the coding sequence TTGTTCTACACGACAGTTGGCAAAATAATAAAAGAGCTCAATTTAGAGTGTTTGACTGAAATCAGTGGAATTGAAGAGAGAAAGATAAAAGATATGAACTTGAATAGACCCGCTTTGCAACTTATGGGGTTTTTTGAGTATTTTGATGAGCAAAGGGTTCAGATAATAGGAATTTCTGAGATGGCGTATTTGAAAACCATGACACCATCGCAGCGAAGAAACGCAATTGAGAAACTTTTCCAGAGAAATATTCCATGTGTGATAATTACCTCAAACCAGGAACCTTTTGAGGAGTTTTTAGAATTTTCCAAAAAGTATGGTGTTCCTCTTCTTCGCACTCAAGAAGTTACAACAAGGTTCATGACAAATTTGAGCACTTTTTTGACACACGAGCTTGCACCAAGGATAACCCGCCATGGCACGCTTGTAAATGTGTATGGTGAAGGTGTTTTGATGCTTGGCGAAAGTGGGGTTGGGAAAAGCGAAACGGCTTTGGAGCTTGTAAAAAGAGGGCACATTCTTGTTGCCGACGATGCAGTTGAAATTCGAAAGGTTTCTGAAAAGACACTTGTGGGTGAAGCTCCCGAAATTATTAGGCATCTTATCGAAATTCGAGGGATTGGGATATTGGATGTCAAAAACCTGTTTGGTGTTGGCTGTGTCAAGGAGTCCGAAAGAATTGACCTTGTGATCCAGCTTGAAACATGGAAACAGGGCAAGGAATATGAACGACTTGGTCTTCATGACCAATACATAGAGATATTGGGTATAAAAGTACCGACGCTTGTGATTCCTGTACGACCCGGCAGAAATCTTGCCATAATTGTTGAGGTTGCAGCAATGAACAACAGACAAAAGAAGATGGGCTACAACGCAGCAAAAGCCCTCACAGAAAGACTTCAAAAACAGATGAGCAGAGGAAATGGAGCTGAATAA